A genome region from Penaeus vannamei isolate JL-2024 chromosome 20, ASM4276789v1, whole genome shotgun sequence includes the following:
- the LOC113830427 gene encoding rhodanese domain-containing protein CG4456, with the protein MSSEGVVENPKFQRLINVRERLQCIGCDPSRHFSTMADIEYAELSTTFPDLVVFDVRNRYELEEKGQILGSHCVPFVELESAMDMAEDAFEAKYGLKKPTKTTPIVTHCTKGGRARKAGDLLKSMGYNARVYAGSFNDWKANGGPVLNPGKPFAPLN; encoded by the exons ATGAGCAGTGAAGGGGTCGTAGAGAATCCCAAATTTCAGCGACTTATTAATGTACGGGAACGGCTCCAGTGTATAGGTTGCGACCCCTCGAGACATTTTTCGACAATGGCAG ACATCGAATACGCCGAGCTGTCCACCACCTTCCCCGACCTGGTGGTGTTCGACGTGAGGAACCGCTACGAGCTGGAGGAGAAGGGCCAGATCCTCGGCTCCCACTGCGTGCCGT TCGTGGAGTTGGAGAGCGCGATGGACATGGCTGAAGATGCATTCGAGGCTAAATACGGTCTGAAGAAGCCCACAAAAACCACGCCCATCGTTACCCACTGCACGAAGGGTGGGCGTGCAAGGAAGGCGGGGGATCTTCTCAAATCGATGGGTTACAATGCTAG GGTATATGCTGGTTCCTTTAACGACTGGAAAGCCAACGGCGGCCCTGTACTTAACCCAGGAAAGCCCTTTGCGCCTCTGAATTAA
- the LOC113830416 gene encoding rhodanese domain-containing protein CG4456 → MNRGHSEITYDELSTKLKDVTVIDVRNRIEMEQNGQIPGSHCIPVTEIKYACTMDENAFKNRYGFEKPGPDDPLVVCCKTGVRSKTACDLLQANGFKRHRIYRGSFSEWEEKGGEVIKPGQPIFYDSDDDDDSS, encoded by the exons ATGAACCGTGGGCACTCAG AAATCACATACGACGAACTGTCAACCAAACTCAAGGACGTCACAGTGATCGACGTCCGGAACCGCATCGAAATGGAGCAGAACGGACAGATTCCCGGATCGCACTGCATTCCCG TAACGGAAATCAAATACGCTTGCACGATGGACGAAAACGCCTTCAAAAACCGTTACGGATTTGAAAAGCCCGGACCCGATGACCCTCTGGTTGTCTGCTGCAAGACCGGCGTCCGCTCGAAGACTGCTTGCGACCTGCTGCAGGCCAACGGCTTCAAGAGGCACAG AATTTATCGCGGATCCTTTAGcgaatgggaggaaaagggaggagaggtaatAAAACCTGGTCAGCCCATTTTCTATGAcagcgatgatgacgacgattcTTCATAA